The sequence below is a genomic window from Silene latifolia isolate original U9 population chromosome 7, ASM4854445v1, whole genome shotgun sequence.
CTAAACACAACTAATTGACTCGACATTATTTGACTCTATCACCAACCAAATCTGCGTTGGTAAAAAAGAGCTCGAAAATCGACAAGAAATGATGATTTTgattattaatagcatgagtCAAGGAATAGATTGACAAGATTAAGCCAAATcaatatataatttatttatataATGAAATGAGTGTCGGTTGTCGCATGTTTGATGATGAAATAGGAGACAAATTAGAGTAAACTTAAAACTCTATCACCAACCAAATCTGCGTCGgtcaaaaaggagaaaaagagagaagaaaatggAGATGCGGGGTATCGATCCCCGTACCTCTCGCATGCTAAGCGAGCGCTCTACCATCTGAGCTACATCCCCTTCGACAGATTAAAGTAAACTTAAAACTATACCAATACTACAGTTTCCTCACAAACTTAAAATATCCATTACTCTGCAGAAACAAATATGCGCAGTACCAAATTATTACACTTTTTGAACAGCCAAACTAAACAATTAGTTAAACTAGAGTAATATTTTAGTTTCATCAAATGGTACTACTGGAACAAATCAAGGATTTGGCTCTGATGGTTTAATTGATCAAATCGTAAACTATAGTTAAACTAGAGTAAACCACCAGTCTTATAACACATACTATTTGTTGGTTGTGCATAGCGATTGATCAGTCTTTCATTATCGTATTTATAGACTAACTTGTTTCAGAGAATCAGTGTATCTTCCAAAGAGGCGCTTCGTTTGTCATTCTCCTTTCACCGATTTGTATAGCAAAGGTCTTAACCTAGTGTTTAAAATGAAAGTAATACCTTTAACAATAAATTAACCTAGTGTTTATGGACTTACAAGTCTGAACTTCACTACTAAAACGTCTCGAATAGTATGCCACCCGGCACCCTTACAAGTTTGATTGAAATTTTCCTTAATACCCTGTTTTGTTTCGAATTAACATTGTGCTTTTTTTGTTGCAAAacattaaaaattaaatttggtTCCACCCTACTTGCGACTTGCGAGTATCTATTTTGTGTTTCACGATTGTCTCCCTTAAGACGGCTATATCCGTTAAAAACTATAAAATGGGTAAAATACTGATGGGACAATAGTTTGTCATTTTCATTTCCTAGTCATTTTGTTTTTTGTCTCTTCCATTTATTTGACccgctttattttgaatttgtaTTCTTCCCTAGGCATCCCCTAAAGAATTTGTATTCCATGAATTAACGTGTTTCTTGTGACCATTGGGAAAAAGTGTTGTGAAAAGTGGATTAATTAAAACTTGCTAGTCCCAAGGTGTGCTGGTGCAGTAGATTAATGCATTCCTTAAACGTGCACAGTCGTTTAGATTTCTGAATTTATACAAATTACTTCTATAAATAAGAAGATTATGTCATTCATTTTTCATAGTACAAATTATGTCTTCAAATTTAAGCCAAATAACACCAATGGAGAATCCAAATGAACCGGTCGAAGAAGTCAGAAACTGGTTAGAATTACCGTGTGACTTAATGCTGATGATTCTGATGAAAGTAGGGCCGTTCGATATCCTTGAGTCCGCTCAGTTTATGTGCAAAGTGTGGTACACTTTGTGCAAAGAACCCAACTTGTGGCGCACGGTCCATATTGAGAACATCATGGAACTTGCTATGGGGCTTGAGTACGAGATGATGATGTTCAATGCTATCGATCGTAGTTCTGGTGGTTTAATTGATCTCAGTATCGATGGTTTTGGCTCTGATGAGCTTTGCTCATACATCGCATCTCAGTATGTTGTTTTCTTAGCTCTTGCAGCATCGAGATAATATTGATATTTTATTGCAGTTTAACTAATAATTGCGTCGCCAAGAGTATTTTGATTCCGATACTCATGATTTAAAGCGGAACAAATGAACTAACAATCAAACTCAGTAAACCGTTATAGAATTGATAAATTGTTGCATATATTAACAAAGGTAATTACAAGGATATATATAGTACAATGATAAGGCGATGCTAAACCTAACCTAGATGTAACAGCCGCACTACGAAGATTACAGTCAAAGATTACAAGAATATGTTAGTTCTAAATATGGAGAGAAATAAGGAGAGAATAATAACAATATAACAAAAGGATAATATCTAATATTATGCAATATTATTAACACGCTCCCGCAAGATGGACGGACGTAGAGAAAGGCCTATCTTGGAAGCAAGTGAGTGAAAGCGAGCTTTGGAAAGTGGCTTGGTGAGGATGTCAGCGAGCTGATCGTCACCCGAAATATGTTGTATCCGTATAGCACCTAGTTGAACTTGTTCACGGACAAAGTGGAAAGCTAGAGCAAGGTGTTTCATACGCGAATGAAAGATCGGATTGGCTGAGTAGTGCGTGGCTCCAAGGTTATCACAATAAATAGCAGGCGGTTTGGAGGTGGTAATGTCGAGCTCAACCATAAGGTTTCGAAGCCATAAAAGTTCGGCAGTGGTGTCGGCAATAGCGCGAAACTCAGCTTCGGTAGTAGAACGAGATAGAGCGCGTTGTTTCTTGGACGACCAAGAGACAGGATTACGACCAAGATAAACAATATAACCCGTTGTCGAGACATAATCAGCTGTGTCACCACCTAAATCAGCGTCACAAAAGGCGTGGAGACATAGAGGAGTGGCACGATGAATTTGAATACCATGGTGTAGCGTGCCATTAAGAAAACGAAGAAGCCGTTTTAGTGCGACCCAATGATCCGCTGTGGGATGATTAACGAATTGAGCCAGCTTATTCATCGAGTAGGCAATGTCGGGGCGAGTGAGGGATAGATATTGTAGACTACCCACTATAGCGCGATACGTGGACTCATCGACAGTAGGCTTGTCAGGTTGTTTTATGAGGGAGAATTCAGTCGATATCGGGGTATTAATAGGGCGAGACTCAGCCATGTCATAACGAGCAAGCAGGTCAGAGAGGTACTTAGACTGATTTAAGTGAAGACCAGAGGTCGTAGGGGTTACCTCAATGCCGAGAAAGTATGACAGCGGACCAAGATCCTTCAGCGAGAAGCGGTTGGAAATAGTAGTAATGAAACGTTGAATTTCTGCGGGGTTGGGACCGGTAATGATGATGTCGTCTACATAAACCAAGACATAAAGATGAACATTGCCACGCTTATAAATAAACAGGGACGAGTCAGATATCGAGTTGCGAAAACCAGACTGAAGAAGATAGGTTCGAAGCTCAACATACCAAGCGCGAGgcgcttgttttaaaccataaattGCTTTAACCAGTTTACACACATGATCGGGTTTCGTAGGATCGATAAAACCAGGCGGTTGAGCCATATAGACGGTGTCGGTGAGAGTTCCCTGTAGAAAGGCGTTATTAATATCAATTTGCCGGAGGGACCACCCTTGATTAACAGCGAGGGAGAGAAGCAGGCGGATCGTTGTGGGCTTGATGACGGGACTGAAGGTCTCCGAATAGTCAATGCCGGGTCGTTGATGGAAACCCTTAGCAACAAGTCGGGCTTTGTGTTGCTTGAGTGTGCCATCAGGATGATACTTGATGCGAAAGACCCATTTGCACCCAATAATATTGTGAGAGGACGATTTGGGGACAAGGGTCCAAGTTCCATTCCGTATTAAGGCGTCGTGTTCTGCAAGCATGGCAGCTCGCCACTGAGGGTCAACTAAGGCTTGTTTTACTGTATTGGGAGTGACATGAGGAGTTGGGGATGGTTGGGTTACTGCGGTTTTGGCATACTTCGGATTAGGTTTGCGGATATTGTGAGAAAGGCGTGTGGCGTGATGAGAGGGTGGGGGAGGAGGTGGTGGCGGTGGGGGTGAGGTCGGAGAGGTAGCAGTAGTCGGGTTAGGGGTAGTGGGGTTGTTGATTGGTGTGGCAGGGGAAGAATCAGAGGAGGGAGCAGGACGGGAAACAGGGGATATAGGAGTGTCGGGTTGTGATGGGGTAGGGTCGGGTTGTGATGGGGTAGGGTCGGGTTGTGGTGAAGGAGTGGTGTTCGTGGTTGTGGAGGACACGGGAGCAGTGAGGAGAGGGATGGAGAGAGTGCACCATGTGGTGGAGTCCATGGTGTTAGACGTGTTGGTGGAGGAGAGAGTGGGAAACGGGTAATCGTTTTCCACAAAGCGGACGTGACGAGATGTATAAATTCGGTGAGTAGTCGGGTCAAGGCATAAATAGGCAGATTGCGTGGTGGAGTAACCCAGAAAAACGCAAGGCAGAGAGCGATTGTCTAATTTATGTTGAGTGTAGGGGCGAAGCCATGGAAAACAGAGACAACCAAAATTGCGTAATTTGTGATAGTTTGGTTGTTGTCGAAAAAGTCGGAAATAAGGAGAATCATTTTGGAGTGTGGCTGTGGGTAGACGATTAATAAGATAGGCGGCAGTTGTGAATGCGTGAGACCAATAGGAAGTGGGCATTTTTGCGTGAGTGAGGAGAGACAACCCGGTTTCGACGATGTGACGATGACGGCGCTCAGCGAAACCATTGTGTTCGGGGGTATGCGGAGGGGATGTGAGATGGGACACACCATTGTCGAGCAAGGAGGGAGTTAGTTTGATAAACTCGCCACCATTGTCCGAATAAAATTGCTTAATTGgtaaattaaaatatttttccACAATAGCTTGAAAGCGATTAAAGACAGTAATTGTGTCGGATTTATTTTTAAGGGGATAAAGCCATATGTAGTGAGTAAAGTGATCGATAAAGATGAGATAATATTTGTATGAGTCGTGAGATAATAGCGGAGCAGTCCAGACATCAGAATAAACGAGCTCAAGGGGAGCATTGGACGTAAGACTGGACACATGAAACGGAAGCTTGTGGCTTTTATTCATTAAGCAAGGAGTACATGACGGAAAATGAGAAATACGTAATTGAAATTGCGAATTTAAAATTTTTAACGTGACATCATTCGGATGACCAAGTCGGTGATGCCAATTCGGAGTAGAGGAAGCGACAGTAGGGTGTGCGTGAGGCGGATTGGGGCACCATTCATATGTCCCATCATTGAGGCGGCCTTGAAGAAGAACCGCTCCCGTCGAATTTGCCTTAATAAGAAAAGAATCATGAGAGAAAATTGCGTTAGCGTTATTATCTAAACAGAATTGGGAGACAGAAAATAAGTTGCGAGAAATATTGGGAACATAAAGGACATTAGTAAATTTAAGAGTAGAGGAAGGAGTTGGGAGGCAGAAGGAACCTATGTGCGAGATAGGAAGCGAAGAGCCGTCACCAATGATTAAATCATCGGGTCCTTCGTAGGGAGAGTGGAGAGCTAGGGTGTTCAAATCGTTTGTAATATGGTGAGAAGCACCAGTGTCAACAAGCCAAGGCTTTTGTTGAGGAGCGGACTTATATGTGGCAGTGTTGGCGTGTGGAGCAGGGGTGCGGTTTTGACGATTACGGGTGGGAAAGACTATCATAGGATAATCCTTCTTGAGGTcagggcagtcagaggcgacgtGGCCAACGGTGTCACAGTAGTGGCACCTGCCTTTGTAGGGGGCAGGTTTGTGTGCGGGTTTGGAAGTGTCGGGGTTAGGGGTTCGGGGTGTATAGTTGGAACGGTTCTGGTAGGATTGACGGGCGTTGTTGTTGTTATAGTTGCTGTAGTTGTTGTTGCGTGAATAGGCGGGATGGGCTGAGGGGTTGAACGCGGTTGTGGCGGGGGTTTTCGTGTGTTTGAGAGAGAGTTCGTGTTGGATTAGTTTTTCGTGAAGGTCATCAAAAGAGATGGGAGAATCACGAGCGCGGACTGCATCCATAATGGGTTTGTAAAGCTCGGGGTTGAGACCGCGAAGAATTTTATCGGTAATATCTTCGGGGTCAACGGGTTTTCCTAGTTGCTTAAGATCGTCTGTGCATGATTTGATGGCATGCATATAGTCGGTTATGGATTGGTCGGAGTGGGAGATGGATTCTAGACGGTCCTTAAGTTGGAGGATGTGTCCTCGAGATGGGTTAGCGTAAGTGCGGGTTAGGATTGTCCAAGCTTCATGGGAAGTTTTGGCATCGATGATGAGGGAGGCAACACTAGAGGTGAGGGTACCGGTGATGGCTCCAATGAGGAGTTGATCTTGTCGGTACCACGTAGAGTAGGCGGGGTTCGGTGCAATGGTGGTCTTGGTGTCGGGGGCAACTGGGTCAACGGTGATGGTTTGAGGGGGTGGAGGCAGGCTGCCATCTAGGTATGAGAAAAGTTCGAGGCCATTAAGTACGGAACGGATTTGGAATTCCCATTGTCGGTAAGTTTGTGCGTCTTTGAGTTGGATACAGTTATTGAAATTGAGGAAGGTAAGGGGATTGGTGGGATCGTTTTTGTTGGGAATAATAATTTCTTTGCTCATGGCGACGGAAGGAACGTTTGATCAGAGTGAGGGCGAGGGAAGCAGGAGGTTGGATCGAGTTTCCTGATACCATATAGAATTGATAAATTGTTGCATATATTAACAAAGGTAATTACAAGGATATATATAGTACAATGATAAGACGATGCTAAACCTAACCTAGATGTAACAGCCGCACTACGAAGATTACAGTCAAAGATTACAAGAATATGTTAGTTCTAAATATGGAGAGAAATAAGGAGAGAATAATAACAATATAACAAAAGGATAATATCTAATATTatgcaatattattaataacCGTATGAGTTAACAATCAACTTTGTCTGAACTAAAACCAACAACTTTTAGTTGAATTGGGCTAACTCTGTTCTTATTGCAGATCGAGCCAACTTAAACGCCTACGGCTTGCAAATTGCGAAGCCATAATTTCCGAGAAGGCATTGGTACAAGCACTTAAAAAGCTATCATCTCTGGAAGAACTTGAACTTACTATCTGCAACTTTAAAAATGGAGAACCAGTTTCTATCATTAGTGCTTGTCCCGCCGGCATTACTACATTCAAATTCAACAGTCAATGTTCAAGAAGTCGATATCAGGAAAGTGACGAGGAGGCATTGGCAATAACAGCAAGCATGCCTCAACTAAGTCATCTTCAGCTAATTGGAAATAATATGACAAATGTCGGTCTAACAGCAATCCTCGATGCCTGTCCTGACCTTCAATCCCTTGATCTACGCGTGTGCCACCATTTGGATCTTGAAGGAGATTTAGGGAAGAGATTATCAGAACAGATCAAGGATGTACGATATCCGTATGACTCAACTGAGGACTATAAGTATCCTACCACTGCTTATCATAGTTACGACGATGAGCATGATTATTACTTTCCAGACTTCTCTGATTACGATTACTACTTTGATCCTAATTTACCTTATGACGATGATAATCTGTTATTGCGACGTCTCTATTGGTAAAGTAATTGTATTTACAGCATCTGTGTTTGGAACTTCCTATGGGACAAGATGAAATCATTGAAATGTAATACGGATGGTAATTATAGTTTAGCTGCTAGCTCTTGTGAACCTAATTACCTGATATTTTACATTTATTTACATGTTGGTAGTTCCAGTTCATACTTAATCAATTGTTATCAATGATCAATAGCAAATTAGAAATAATGTGCAAGGACTCAAGGAGAGCAATAGTCCGTCATGGTAGTATAAGTTTTATAACAATGAGTAGATTATACAACCTGTTGTATATGGTTGTATGATGTAGAATCCGAGTTGTgtactaaagttttcgagttttgttttaaagaatctgagctatgctgtaaagtttttgaactcacacacttaaacataaaaaaataaactcttacaaaactcagaaaaattacacataagctcggattaaGGTATAGGGTTGTACAATgtttattatacaactggttgtataatatTATTAAATTAACATGCTGTAGTTTCATAATAAACATGTATAAATTGAATGCGAAAGCGATAAAAAGATCGATTACCTACCTCCAGTcattgcttgaaataattgatTTGTCTTAATGAATAACCCGATTTCTAAATCCCCAAATCTGACTAGATTTCCAAACCGCCAGCTTCACAATTTAGATGGTGTATTTTCTTATTGAGGTAGGCTTGCTgaaccttaatcaaaataaatatgTTCCCTTTATATAGACTCTTGCTATCAAAGATGTTaggaatttgtgccttgaatttgtgttGAAGACGGGTTAAGTTAAGACAAGAAGCAAAATAAGCGTCGAAGGAATGGAGTAAGCCTGACTTGCGGGTCGCATGAGTTTCTGATGCCAACTGATTCTTGTACGTGTGATGTTGGCTATATGTCAGGCGTTGCATGCTATATGAATTGGGTTTGTTTTACATGTTGACTTGCTTTGGTTTAAGGAGTTAGTAGGACTCTTATAATTAATTAGTCTTGTCATTATTTATTCCTTTGACGGCTTTGTTAGTATTTAGGAAATTAGTTATTAATTTCCTATTATTGGTTTATTTCTTATTAGTCTAGATATTTTATTTTGggtggaataaatatataaagacccaagttttattctaggttaattaagagagagatttgagagcacaataaagagggtcgaTTTGTGAGTTTCCTTTTGAAGAAAAGAAAACTTGTTTGTTAGGGCTCTATTATTGgtgttcgtctgtctttgaagatcggaggagtttgttcagatcttggtaggcctcaagattatttgtccttcgtcttattggggtagtctcttttgttcctttgagactactatatttgttggtagaatagggtatacttttggctcatattgagcgcgtgtgtaccggtctactgttgtactattttctccacatagtgaaatttgatctcctcgcagGTGGACGTAGCGATTATTTTCttggtgaaccacgtaaatctttgtgtcaactttatttacattcgttatttattgttcttatcgcctTATCAAT
It includes:
- the LOC141590610 gene encoding F-box protein SKIP19-like — encoded protein: MENPNEPVEEVRNWLELPCDLMLMILMKVGPFDILESAQFMCKVWYTLCKEPNLWRTVHIENIMELAMGLEYEMMMFNAIDRSSGGLIDLSIDGFGSDELCSYIASQYVVFLALAASR
- the LOC141590611 gene encoding putative F-box/LRR-repeat protein 22; translation: MVRSTSVNKPRLLLRSGLICGSVGVWSRGAVLTITGGKDYHRIILLEVRAVRGDVANGVTVVAPAFVGGRSSQLKRLRLANCEAIISEKALVQALKKLSSLEELELTICNFKNGEPVSIISACPAGITTFKFNSQCSRSRYQESDEEALAITASMPQLSHLQLIGNNMTNVGLTAILDACPDLQSLDLRVCHHLDLEGDLGKRLSEQIKDVRYPYDSTEDYKYPTTAYHSYDDEHDYYFPDFSDYDYYFDPNLPYDDDNLLLRRLYW